The DNA segment ACCGGGTTCGCCATCATGTCGAAACAGACCGCCGACCTCGCGATGGTCGGCGTCGCCGTCGGCACGACCGCCACTGCAGGTCTCGCGTTCGCGCTAGCATATTGGGAGGTAGTGCTGATGCTGGGGCTCGGCCTTGCGGGCGGGACCGTCAGCCTCGTCTCACAGCACTTCGGCGGCGAGCGAAACGACCGCGCGTCGACCGTCGTCTCCCAGAGCGTCCTGGTCGCGCTCGTGCTGGCGACGCCGATCGCCGTCCTCTTCGCCGGGTTCGCCGAACCGCTGATCGGCCTCCTCGGCGCGAGCCCGGACTCGCTTCGCCACGGCAGCGTCTACCTCGTCCTCGTCGCCCCGGCGGTGCCCCTCGAGTTCCTCAACCTCGTCGCCAGTCGGACGTACACGGGCGTCGGTGATACGTTCACCGAGATGGTGGTGCGTGCGGGCGGCGCGCTTCTCAACGTCGTCCTCAGCGCCGCGCTCATCTTCGGGTTCGGGCTGGGCGTCGCCGGCGCGGCGATCGGCACGACTGCCGCGACCGGATCCGTGACGTGCGTCCTCGCGTGGGGGATGGCCGGCCGATCCTACGGCGGGTTGGGGATGGCCCCCAGTCCGATCCCGATCACGGTGGCCGGCCCCTGGCTCGATCCGGGGATCGCCCGCCAACTGCTGGAGGTCTCGCTGCCGGAGATCGGTCGGCGACTCGCGGAGGGGCTCGTCGTCTTCCCGCTGTTGTGGATCGCCGCCACGTTCGGGCCGGCGATCGTCGCAGCCTTCGAAGCGGGTCGCCGGGTGCGCAGCCTGATCAACGGCATCAACTGGGGGCTGTCGCTCGCCTCGAGCTCCCTCGTCGGCCGGCACCTCGGCGCGGACGAGGAGGAGGAGGCCGGCGCCTACGGCGCGGCGATCGTCCGGCTCTCCCTGGTTCTCTACGTCGGGTTGGCCGTCCCGGTCGTGTTGCTCGCCGAGCCGATCGCCGGTCTGTTCGTCACTGGACCGGACGAGACCGCGCAGGCCGCGGTCTTCATCGGCGTCGGCGCGATCAGCTCGATCGGATTCGGAATCGACGGGGCCGCGGCGGGCGCGCTGTTGGGTGCCGGCGACACCCGCCTCCCGTTCGTGGCCTCGCTGCTGGGTCGGTACGCGTTCGCCCTGCCGGCAGCGGCGCTCGGCCTGTTCACGCCGCTCGGGATCGTCGGTCTCTATCTCGCGTTCCTGCTCGAGGCGTTCGTCCCCGGGGGGATCAACTACTGGCTGTTCCGAACGGGCCGCTGGAAGGCCGTGAGTCGGAAGTATCGCTCCCGAGCGTGAAGCTACAGGGTGCATCCAGCCCTCCTTGCCGATCGAAGCCGTTCCACGCGATCCTCGAACGGTCGAGGCGGTGAACGGCGACCCTCCTCGATTTCGTATCGTGGCAGTCGGTTCATCCCTCGGCGCTGGCCGAACTTCCATACCTCGTTCGAGTTCCGGCCCTCCCGTCACCGGGGCGACCCGCTTCGGACCGCCGTCGCGTCGCTCACCTATTTCGTTCTCGGGCGCGACGATCGGGAACATGAGCAGTGGTCCGGAGGTACTCCTCTCACACACGGTCGATGCGAGCCATTGGGCGTCCACCGACGAGCTACGCGAGTCGATCGAACGGGCGGTGCCGGACGTCGATCTCCGGGTCGCACGCACCCCGCCCGAGTCGGCGGAACTGCTCGGATCCGCGGAGGTCGTCCTGGCGGCGTTCCTCCCGAGTTCCTTCCTCGACGACGCGCCGGACCTCCGCTGGGTGCAGGCGCTGTCGGCCGGCGTCGACTTCTTCGACCTCGAGGCGCTCGAGGAGCGCGGGATCGTTCTGACGACCGCCGCGGGCGTCCACGCCGAGCCGGTCGCCGAACAGGTGCTCGGGTACCTGCTCACCTTCGAGCGCCGCATCCACACGGGGATCAGACAGCAGTCCCGGAACGTCTGGGAGCGCTACGAGGGCGGCGAGATCCGGGCGAAGACCCTCGGAATCATCGGGCTGGGTGCGATCTGGGAACGGGTCGCCCACTACGGAAAGGCGTTCGACATGACGGTGATCGGGACGAAGGCCCACCCGGAGACGGCCCCTGACGCGGTCGACGAGGCGTTCGCGCCCGACGGGCTGTTCGAGGTGCTGAAGCGCGCCGACTATCTGGTCGTCGCGTGCCCGCTCACCGAGGAGACCCGCGGACTACTGGGTACCAGGGAGCTGAGCGCGATGAAGTCGAATACGGTGCTCGTCAACATTGCCCGGGGTGAGATCGTCGACGAGGAGGCGCTGGCGTACGTGCTCCAGCAGGACGTGATCCGCGGGGCGGCGCTCGACGTCTTCTCCGAGGAGCCGTTTCCGGACGACTCCCCGCTCTGGAACCTCTCGAACGTCGTCATGACGCCGCACATGGCGGGTTCGACGCCCGCCAAGTCC comes from the Halalkalicoccus sp. CG83 genome and includes:
- a CDS encoding MATE family efflux transporter, with protein sequence MDEGRATAVIDVVAGLLERAGIIDAERFHPTKDLAWPRIVTGFAIMSKQTADLAMVGVAVGTTATAGLAFALAYWEVVLMLGLGLAGGTVSLVSQHFGGERNDRASTVVSQSVLVALVLATPIAVLFAGFAEPLIGLLGASPDSLRHGSVYLVLVAPAVPLEFLNLVASRTYTGVGDTFTEMVVRAGGALLNVVLSAALIFGFGLGVAGAAIGTTAATGSVTCVLAWGMAGRSYGGLGMAPSPIPITVAGPWLDPGIARQLLEVSLPEIGRRLAEGLVVFPLLWIAATFGPAIVAAFEAGRRVRSLINGINWGLSLASSSLVGRHLGADEEEEAGAYGAAIVRLSLVLYVGLAVPVVLLAEPIAGLFVTGPDETAQAAVFIGVGAISSIGFGIDGAAAGALLGAGDTRLPFVASLLGRYAFALPAAALGLFTPLGIVGLYLAFLLEAFVPGGINYWLFRTGRWKAVSRKYRSRA
- a CDS encoding D-2-hydroxyacid dehydrogenase; the encoded protein is MSSGPEVLLSHTVDASHWASTDELRESIERAVPDVDLRVARTPPESAELLGSAEVVLAAFLPSSFLDDAPDLRWVQALSAGVDFFDLEALEERGIVLTTAAGVHAEPVAEQVLGYLLTFERRIHTGIRQQSRNVWERYEGGEIRAKTLGIIGLGAIWERVAHYGKAFDMTVIGTKAHPETAPDAVDEAFAPDGLFEVLKRADYLVVACPLTEETRGLLGTRELSAMKSNTVLVNIARGEIVDEEALAYVLQQDVIRGAALDVFSEEPFPDDSPLWNLSNVVMTPHMAGSTPAKSDRIAALFATNLAAYANDEPDAFVNRVV